A genomic region of Sander vitreus isolate 19-12246 chromosome 11, sanVit1, whole genome shotgun sequence contains the following coding sequences:
- the LOC144525612 gene encoding gamma-crystallin M1-like: protein MTNTDMNMRGKIIFYEERNFQGRHYECMSDCSDMSSYLSRCQSCRVESGCFMVYERPNYMGMQFFMRRGEYHDMQRMMSMGMMFDSIRSCRMIPYHRGQFRMKIYESENFGGQSYELMDDCDNIMDRYHMNDCQSCHVMDGHWLMYEQPHYRGRMMYMRPGEYRSFRDMGMSGMRWMSMRRIMDSCY, encoded by the exons ATGACCAACACCGACATGAACATGAGGGGCAAG ATCATCTTCTACGAGGAGAGGAACTTCCAGGGTCGCCACTATGAGTGCATGAGTGACTGCTCCGACATGTCCTCCTACCTGAGCAGGTGCCAGTCCTGCAGGGTGGAGAGCGGCTGCTTCATGGTCTACGAGCGTCCCAACTACATGGGTATGCAGTTCTTCATGAGGAGGGGCGAGTACCATGACATGCAGCGCATGATGAGCATGGGAATGATGTTCGACTCCATTAGATCCTGCAGAATGATCCCTTAT CACAGAGGTCAGTTCAGGATGAAGATCTATGAGAGTGAGAACTTCGGTGGTCAGAGTTACGAGCTGATGGACGACTGCGACAACATCATGGACCGTTACCATATGAACGACTGCCAGTCCTGCCACGTGATGGACGGCCACTGGCTGATGTACGAGCAGCCCCACTACAGAGGCAGGATGATGTACATGAGGCCCGGAGAGTACAGGAGCTTCAGGGACATGGGCATGAGTGGCATGAGGTGGATGAGCATGAGGCGTATCATGGACTCCTGCTACTAA